The genomic segment ATCTTCTGCGAGGTTGTTTAAGATTTGTactgttttgaatttgtttctgTTGTTTTAATTGCTTTTGTCGCCTGTGGGAGCAAGAACATTCCTAGAAGAAAACATTGTATGgtattcaatgaaaaaaatttagagatgTGAGTTATGACAATTACGTGgatgtctttttgtttttttacatttttttattttcatgttcatcCATTTGAATTCTATATCTTCTTATAATATGGAAATTATGGAAGGTAttataatgaaattcaaaaaaaaaaattcataccatgacataatatttttattgacatAATGACCGACGGAGTTATTGACAGCATACTGACAGACTGCACATTACATACAGGTATACCGACAGAATGTGTCCGTCAGTATATTCCAATAACTATAGAAATTGTTTCTCTTCTCCCTGGCTTTATTCATGATGTTCATTACATGTGAGTATGCCATCAAAATGTGTCCATCAGTATATTTTAATGACTATGGAAAGTGGGAACTACTCACTTCTCAAGTATATTTTAATGACTATGGAAAGTGGGAACTACTCACTTCTCAATACGCTgctaattaatattcttttgattgttcaTTTTTTCCCAACAACATTACCAACGGAATGAAAAGCcatcaataatatttgaagGGCTTTCTGAGAATTTGTatgcaatttaaaatttttcatttgaCTTTACAAATAGAATTATTGatggaaatattaaaaatattagtattgaattttttgtctgtgattccgttggtaaaaaaaCACCATGATACCAAgaccattaaattttaatttgactttaCAAATGGAATCAcagatgaaaatattaaaaatatttatatttaatatttcatcggtaattttgttggtaaaactaaattaaactacCAGAATTAGAATAGACAgggcttcatcttcttctttttttcttctcttttcatcTCTTACAAaattgtttctctctctttcccttcTATTCTCTCTCTCATTCGCAGCTGAAATCAAgcattctcttctcttctcatcCTCAAATATGTTgtctattaatatttaatatttcatcagtaattctgttggtaaaactaaattaaaatatcagaaTCAGAATAGACAaggcttcatcttcttctttttttcttctctcacgTAAtcgtttctctctctttcccttcTATTCTCTCTCTCATTCGCAGTTGAAATCAAGCATTCCTTCTCTTCTCATCCTCAAATATGTTGtctttctttgttaatttttcttcttttttttattttttttagctttattaacaatctcttttcttttatttttctttttttaaattatcagcTGAAATTAAGCACGTCATTAAGGTAAGagtttttcattcctttttcttccttttttgtgtgtgtttttttacattatttttgttttttgtcattatttttattcaattttgtgttcttaataattttatgaattaataaatgtgttgaattttagtttttattgaaataatttttgcattattttgttgaattttatttatttatttcaaattttttgttcaatctcaattaaatgtgtaggattaattttaattattattttgtatttattacttgtacaaaacaatgtgaacaagaagttcaaaaaatattttgcttacAAAACATAGCAAATCAACTACCAAATGCATTCACTAATTAAAAATGAGTAACCAAATCTTATATGCTAGCTATAAATGCTCCAACATGGATTGAATTCTTAATAGGATAATCCGTTAAAATTATAGCAAATGAATCTAAGGTACGCCAGAAATGTGGACCAATtagttcaaaagataaaaaccctaaaaaaaagagcatatgGTATAATcatcttagtaaatatttattaaaataaaataatgatcttATGCCCATgtgtttttataaagaaatcagaatctaattatgttattgttgttgtgtgtgttgatgatttaaatattattggaGCTCCTGGAGAGACACCAAAGACAgtaaattatataaagaaaaagtttgagatgaaagatttaGAGAAAACAAGATTTTATCTCGGCCTACAGATCTAGCATTTAGTAAATAGGATCCAATTCATCAGTCAAGTTACACAGAGAAGGtccttaaaatattttacatggatATAACACATCCATTAAGTACCTCAATAGTTGTTCGATCACTTGATGTGAAAAGAAACTCTTTTAGACCTCAAGAGGATAATAAAGAATTACTTGGTCCCGAAGTACCATACCTCGGTGCAATAGATGTGTTAATTATCTTGTTAATAATACATTACTTGATATAGCATTCTATATGAATTTGCTAGCAAGATATAGTTCTTCTCCTAACTAGAGACATTGGAATagagttaaatatatttttcatcaccTAGGAGGAACTATGGATATAGATTTAgtttattcaaattatattaatcATGAATTAGTTAGTTATGCTGATACAGGATATTTATTTGATCCAAATAAATGTTGATCTCAAACATGTTATCTTTTTATGTGAGTTATTATTGTTATATCATGGATATCTACAAAGAAAACATTAGTTATCACTTTATATAATCATGCTAAAATACTTGCAATCCATAAAGCAAGTTAAGAATGTGTGTGGTTGAGATCAATGACTCAATATATTCATAGATCATGTGGTTTTTCTTTCAATAGAGGAACTTCAACCATACTATACGAAGACAATATTGCATGTATAGCTCGATTAAAAGGAGGATGCATCAAAGAAGATGGAACAAAGCACATCTCACTGAAATTCATTTTTACACATGACCTTGATAAGTGTGGTGATGGTGATGTTCAGCGAATTCACTCGAAAGATAATCTAGTAGATTTGTTCATTAAAGCATTACCAACTACAATGTTTGCAATATTACGATGCAAAATTGGTATGTGACAGCTTAAAAACTTAAGGTAATGCATTCATAAAATGGAGTTAATACGCATtgtattctttttttccttaaccaagttttttttttccattgagtTTTCTATTGGTAAGGTTTTTAATAAGACAATTTTCAATGTGTAAGGTTGTACAAAGACATCCAATGAGGAGAATTATGAAATCATACATTGTATATAGATGTCTATTTGCCTTTTTCCATCTCTTCACCTTTAAGACATTAGACTATAAATAAGAGCATTATTTAGATGATGTTTAAGACAGCTACATTTACAAGATGATATGAAATAAGAatgttttctctttatttttctaaactataTTGTTCTTATTTATTCTACTTACTCTTATTGAGTACATTGCTTGCttctaaatatataattttataataataatatgtaatATTAATTGTCGTTAATAGTTAAGGTAAATACATTCATGTTATGAATTTGTTCTTGaaagcatctattttttttatgaatgatcatattattaaaattgtGAAAGATGAGACTTGAATTTAAGACATCACACCTCttacttatttaattaataataagagAATACAACGGAGTTAGCTACAAATGCATATTCAAAAGTACCATTAAAGTTGTTAAAGTATATctctattttgaaaaataaataacttaacaAAGGATATTCaagtttttgtttctattttttcatgGTGATGATGTTCTAAAATCCTAAATGTTTGAAATGAGGCTTTTGTGGTTGGATAATAGATTAATCACTTAGTTCTTACAATTCGATTCATTTTTCTTAGTTAAGATGGGTGGTAGCTTGATGTAGAAAGTCAAATACCTAAAAAATGTCTCTTTTGGTGGATTAGGAGAACCTCAGAAGcttaagtaattatttttatagcgAAAGATAgagcaataatattttggagagagagagagagagactgcaAATAATATGTAGAGCTGAAGAAATAATGAATCATTTACCTAGGTGGTTCATGGGGTATTTATACCCATGAACCTTGTTCTTTTACTAGAGTGGAAATGTTGTAGAGTTATTTTCTCCTTTGTAAATTGTGATTAGTATTCCACTCAACCTATCCAAGATTATGCACTTGTCttccattaaaattatatagctAAGAGATGGAGAAGTGGTAGGTCATGGGAGACTTTTATACATCAAATGTAAATGAAGTGTAGACTTGTTGACactgtcataaaaaaaaaaaattccttaaaaGCTTAAGTAAAAGCCTCTGAAGGCTAGGGTCATCATGTTCAAATTTATAGGCATGGTGTCAGGTAAGTTCAGGTATAAGCTGCTCTGGCCGCGTGTCTGGCCTGGGCGAGGTTTGGTCTCACCCCAAGCCTAGCACGGAGTGCTCGATCAGTCGTCGAGGTACGAGGACTGGGAAATGCCAGGTCTGGCACCCATGTGCTTGGGCCTAAAAGCACGTCAAGCTTGCATTCTTGGGTCCAAGCACTCATGCTAGGTCCGCGCATAATGGCCCCGACGCGTATGCTAGGCTCATGTGCAAGGCTCGTGCATTTGGGCCTAGCGTGTGTGCGAGGCCCAACGCTCCGGGCCCTGGCACGCACCTGCATTCCTAGGAGCATACCAGGCTCGTACTCGTTTCTCCAGCTCACTCACGAGGCATGGCTATATTGGGATGTTTATGGATGGCCCCgattcattcaaaaaaaaaataaacatgaaaaaatactGATAAATCCTAGTTCCTCACGTGGTTTTGTGGTTAGGTATGTATATGTATCCTTCTTTTTGGTAATGTAGATTGGTTAAGTTTGTATATAAAGTTGAGTTGGAAGGTTtgcataaataagaaaataataacctGAAGATTTGTGATAATTTACCATCACAATTTAGTATGGTTAAACcatgatgacgaagaagaagaagtcaagaatgataaagtaaagaaaaaccgAAAGCGTCATCAAATCAATCACTACAAGGCATTATACATACAAACAGGGCCGTTATCTGTGAAATCTGGCACTGAGACTATATGGTACGTGTAACCTATAATACGTGTTCAATGAAGTTGTAAAGGCCAAGCTCTCaaaatgcttttcttttttttttaaagaaaaataacaatcatgCTGGAAATCCTCCAATGCTTCAGTATTTTATCCCCCCAGCCATTATAATTCTCATAAaatatcaaaaggaaaaaagaaattaaacacaaaaaacaaaagaagaagcaaactattttgttttttttctgatattCACATATAGAATTagcaatcaaatatattaaattataaatgcaAAAGAGGGAAAGAGAGGGGCTAGGGAAGGGTTAGATGGGCTGAAGGTTTAGATTTCCAGAGCCAAAGGTTAGTTTCCGTGTTATAGATCATGGTTGTGTTTGGAAATATagtaaaatttatgatttaaagtattttttgtttaaaaatatattaaaataatattgttttattaaaaaatttatttttgatatctacacattaaaataatctgaaaatataaaaaaataattttaaacaaaaataatttaaattttgatagaaCATGGTTTGAACCACGTTCCCAAACAAAATTTATAgcataatttgaaaacaaacatttcaaaaaaatttaaaagaaaattaaaaatatataattttttatattaaaataaaatatttttttaatatattttttttaacaaaaaaaaaaaaacaacaactatcaGTTTAACAAAAATCACTACCACTATTTAGCCTATTTGTTTGCAAAATCAAAGGAAATTCCGCAATTGGTGTTGTTTTAGATGACAGTGCATTTGTTGCTAGAGGACGCTCATGTCATGTTGCTTTAATAACATGGAATAACACttgctcttttcttcttcttccttttataaaAAGCAGTTCTTCTACTTTTTGTAAGCAAACCAATAATATCTTGATGTAATtggcaaaaaaatcattaaataaaaagtattgaGCAGAGAAGTGACGATTTTCACAAAGCTAAAAATTGAAAGAGCACATCCTCTAAGTATAAACAgggatgatttctctcttgttcttctACCCTTGCTAGTATTCTTAGTGACGCAAATCTCAGTAAATTAAAAAGGTTGGTAACATGGTGAATCAGATTTAAAATAGTTTGTAATCTTCGATGCAAATTCAAGAAATTTGCAAAACAACAAGTACAAAGCTGAATAATTCTAAGATATATTCAGGTAATTGCAATCTGTATCCAAATAATTAAAGCTCTGACAATGTCATGAAAATTATTTCTCATATATTCATGATACTCTGAAGGTACAGGACAGACCCTCTTATCACTCATGCTGCAATTTATAGCACATGGCTGTTCCGCACATCACATTTATGCAGTTCGTGAGCAAGTAAACCGGTTTAAACCGAAAGAGGTATAAATACGATATCATCCACCCAGTATTTGgatgttgatttgtttttaagaaaataaaatttccagGAACTGGCATTATCTTCCCTCTCAAGTGAGCAGGGCCGTCATCTTACAAATTGGACATAGATTTTTCTGCATTAGCCACTGTTTGATGCAGTTGGTATGAAAGTCATGCCCACAGTCGATTATTCCCATATCATCCCCATCCACATATTCCTCCTGTCGTGGTATAAGACAACGGTTAAAACAAGCTTATGAAAACAATAGAATAGCAAGCTTAAATGGATAAAAGCAGCATCTGTTTCTTCCCGCAATTCCCACATGTATCAACAGGAAGTAGCTCATACCTGACAGATACAGCAAGGCTCCAAATCTGCTGGAGATTCTGTGCTGATCGGCACATGTTTTTCCTGTTTCAGTAACTTCAAAATGGTTTCCTCACTTAGTCCAGTGCTCACATCTCCTATGCGTTCTTCCAATGCCAACAATTCCTGATATTCCAATCTTTTCATTAAGGAAACAACCTTCAAAGTGAAATGACTAGGGGAATTAATTGATCAAGTTTACCTCATAAGACATATTATCAACATCAAGGCGCATATCTCTATGCCGATCATGCATTTCAGCCATCCCATGATAGATCAACGGGTCAAAAAGCATGTAGTCCTGagagatataaaaacaaaattcctgAGATACCATTTCATAACTTTCAAGTGTTACACCAAAATGTTATCACCAATGCTAAAGGCAGGCCCCTGAGCTCTTTTCTCTTGGCGAATAGTGCATCTCCTAGTGAAGCATTCATAAAAATAAGCCTAGCAATGCAAGAACATGCTCGCAGCTTCATTCTCCAGAATATAAGCACTTTTCTTCAATAACAATCTAACTTGCCAGATGGCGTACTTAAGATGTGATCAACTAGGCCAGAAGTTAGGTTGATGACTTATGGACATCATagaattggaaaaataaaagccaaaccataattttattccccagaaatattcaattaaatctagtttgatcccttttgtttttacatGAAATTCTGTTCTCCAACTTATTATTGATAGGTTACATTCAGTTAAAAATCAGGAAAAATCACAGATGTGAAATTATAGAGCCTCAAGTCAAGATCAACATATTCTGCATCTCCAATTTTACTTTGTTACAATTTACAAGTGATATTCTGCCTTTGACTAAAATAGAAAATCTTTAAATAGGACCGCATCCAAAAATTCTTTTATCCTTGAGAACTAACAGTACTTGGAATTTCTAAAAGTAGTACTGTTGAATTAATAACTGTTATGACATATTATCAATAATTCAGCCAGTACTCAGTCTACAAATTTTGGGGCAACAATATAAATATGATTGTCATAACATTTTAATCAACCAGAGTGTACTTGAAATTTCTTAAACTAGTATCTGTTGCATTGATGATTTCAAGCTTGTGGAACAGATTGTATTTGAACCTCTATTCATCGGCTTGCAAACAAAGCAATGGGCATCCATAGCTAACACACTAAGTTTACAACATTAAACAATAGccagaataatataaataaatatagttcAGTTTAAGAATCAATCAAACCTCAACACGAAGATTTTCACCCCTGCGCATGGCATTCAATACTTGGCGAATCTGTTACATGCAAAGAACACCATCTGTTAGTTCAAGaatcatttaaatataaatatgataaacACATTCTCCTACACCAAACAGATAACATAACTAGACAGCATCATTATAACAACGTTAATGTTTAATAATATACAAGCAAGGTATACAAATTTAGCTAAAAGTAGGGTGTCTGGTACTGATGGCTACAAACTCCCAAGTCATGGAAACTGGGATTTGGACAGAAAGTTTGAGTTAGCAACTATTGACCAAGGCAAAGCATGAAAAACCGATCAAGCACaatcaacaaattatttaaGCAACAAgcatgaattattttaaattatgaatgCTGTCAGTTGTATAAAGTATATAAAATGAGGATGACAAGATTCAGAGCAATGCTTAGAATGAAGTTTGTGCCTAAAGTCTTGCTGAGCAGAAAGTAGTTGCTGAAATTCATTATTACTTAAACTCTGAACGTCACGTTTAAATGAGAAAATATCACACCTGAGAACATATCCTTTACAGCAATAACATGtaaattaaagttgaaaatcAGCATACACACACCTGCGTGCGTAGGGAGGGAGAGCTATGATTACAAACCTCGGATATTAGCCGATGTCTCCCTTCAATATCAGCAGCTAAAGCCCTCAAGGAACGGGGCATTCCAAGAACATCATCACTTTGTTCTTCCGTGAGAAATGCTGACCTTGGAAATGGTGGTGGATTATGTCCCTGGCTACTAGATCCAGAAGAAATCTGTGTGTCCTGTGCAGAGGAAGGACCAGAAGACAAAGGGGAGAAATGGCAACTGTGACCTCCAGATTCAGAGGCCATAGGTGGGAACAGGGACCTAGTAGAAAATTCAGAAAGTCTTTGCTGATTATGTGTTGTGGGGTTGTGATGAATCCATCCGGGAGTAGGAAAAGGATGGACACTTGAACTGGGGCCAATTCTGGTAGAAGAAACACTACCCGAGGTACTCATGTTCCCAGTGGCCAAACCCCAGCGTGTTGGATCTTGTCCCATTCTTCTCATTTCAGTTGCAGGTGCAAACATTGGATGGTCTGCATTATTTCTCTGAAAGCTTCTTAAGTTTGCTTCCTCTCTTGATGCAACACCTAGCTCTCCAGGTATAAGGGAACTCAATGAATTTCCAACTCTTGAACTTGAAAAATCATCCCAACAAGGCAAACTgcttgaaaaagaagaagggttGATAGTATGAAGCTGGCCTTGGATGGCACTTGAATTTGCAGGTTCTGTTGATCTTGACTCCAGATAGTCACTAACTGAGACAGGTCTGCGAGAATGCTGCAAGGACCAACGCCTGGAACCTCCTGTTGTTGACAAATTGAAAGTGACAGATTCCTGTTGATGTCCAGGACTTATCCTCCTACCAAAATTTCTCAGAGAGTCTGCATTTCCACTAACATTTGATGAAGGAAATGCATCAGGAGGTGCTCCTCTCATTCCATAACCAAATCTTGGGTTCAACTGTTCAGGAGGAGTAACACTTGGAGTATTCGGTGAGGGAGTGGATAAACTTAGGCTGCTAGAAACACTGTGATTATTGGGTCCATTATGCCATGCACTACTTTCAGCTTGTGGAAAGCAACTTGAACTTCCACCAGGAAAAGACTGTCCAGTAGTACCTTCAAGGGCCTTTCTCTTGCAGGATAAGCCCCAAACCCCAAGAGAAGATCCTGAACCACCATTTGTCTCCTCTACTATATAACCAGAACTTCCAGATGAAGTGCCAACATCAGAAGAAGAAACACCAGAAGAAGATGCCCGTTCTATTTCTAATCCACCACCAGGGTTGAGTTGATTAAGGCCTAAGACAGCTCCTGTAATGGGTCTGCCAATAGTGGTGTCTCCAATATGACCAGAATTTGGACATGCATTGGGTGTGATATGATTCGAGCTGGTGCCCTGCAAGAATAAAGGTCCACTTCTAACCTGATTGCCACTAATCCCCGTACTTACTCTGCCTGGGAAAAGGATATTAGTTGTTTCAAATAGCCTGTCCTCTGATCTTTGACCAACTGCAGGATAAGCATTGACTGAAGTAGACAACCATTCTTCCATTTTTATCCCATCATCATTCACCTGATTTTGCAGACTTAACCTTGAGCTAGATTCGCCTGAATTCCAACCACTAAAGCTCTGGACATCATGAGTTAAAGCATTTGAGCATGATGCGTTGCCCGAAGATACAGCATTATTTGACAATCTGCTATCCACTGGATTTAGCATGTTACTGAAAGGCGTTTGCTGACTCATAATGGTACTGTTTGAAACAGATCCCAGAtcaaaatcaatagtttcagAGAAGGAATGAAAAGCACCCCTTTGCCTTCGCATCAGGTCTGATTCCCTTAATTTAATGTATAAGATGCTGAAAAATCCTCTTGGTGGGAAATGTGGTTCACGTTATGCACTTATCAGCATCGCCTATGAGGACGTAACAGCTTGTTTCAATGCCAACAACAGGACCAGCTGCATTTAAGCATGTCTTCAACCTTCCTGAATTTATCCCAAAAAAGGGGAAAGGATTAACACCCTGGCCGCTAACATCTGAAATGTCAATGGGAATACTTTTAAGACTTTAGCAGCAGAGAATGTTAAGATTTGAAAAGGATAACAGCACATTAAAAGCCAAAAAGACCTCTagcacatattttttaaatccttcAAATTTTATATGATCATATAAACGATAAATCCAAAGTGCAAACGATATGCAAGTataagcagttttttttttttggataagtGTAATTtgtattaaaggaaaaaaaatgtacagAATATGAGGGGATACCCCAAGAAGTACAGAGGTCTATTACCCAAATCCAAAAGACTTAGAGCAGCAGAAAAACAAAGCAGAAGCTAAGAAAGACTCAAAAGTTAGAAAaacagaaagataaaaaaacagcaGTGGAACCAGTGGACCAGTTTCTGGAAAATCCAGAAATGGTCTACCGGTTATTCATAGAAAACCCAGAAACCAGTCGATCGGTTTCTGGAATACCAGCAGAACTGGGAAGCAGAAACCGATCAGCAGCTGGAgcatataaacaataaatccaAAGTGCAAACGATAGGCAAGATATGCAAGTATAAGCAGTTTGCATTACTGCAAAACAATCAAGATATCCAGCAATGCCTGACATTGCTTATTGGGGAAAAAATGGGGTTGATAGATTCCATATCTCAGACAACAAGTTTCCAAGATACATCCCTAACAGGAAATTGAAGCTTTAGGGTGTCTTTAAGCATTTATAGCAATCCATACCACCACAAAAAGTAAATGAACCACGTGGAAAAGCTTCAACAACAAATTGTACAGAATAAccagacaaaaaaataagatcCCATTTCAGTTTCTGCTTGTCTCACAAAAACCACATTGTACAATTTAATGGTTAATTGGAATTCTATAAACCATAATACATAAATCCAAAAAGTATATCAAACTTCCCACTAGGATCTCTCTCATGTCTCATCCTAAAATGATAATTAGTTCTTTCCATCTTGTTCGGGACATTAAGGTTTCAGGAATTCTATTGTCATGATTATTTTCTCAGATACTCGAGGAAAGACTGGTAGACTTACATACACAAGAGACTAAACAGATTGCCTCTGGCATTCAAACGCAACTCCAGGTAATATATCTAATTCCACTCCACATGGTGACAGTTCCCGTATcccatctcgagttgccaaatGTCCCAACCCCAATCTCATCAGCTATACATGCTACATCTTTTTTGCATAAAGCAAATCATGGTTATCAATATTCTAGCCACATCACTAACTTTTTCCATACAGTCTATTTCTAGCTCTTTTAGCTCAAGCACTAGATATTAGCCATTGTAGACTCGGACACCAAACTATCAATACCATGCACTCTAAATATATGGATTGCTCTTTCCATATATTTCTCCATTCAATTCCTAGACTGAAATACATTCCATATCCTCAATAGCTCCTTGATAGGCAATATGGCATTATGCCTCACCTATCCATGATATCATCTCACCTTTTAGAGTCATATTTAGCGAACACTTAAAGAATGTCCATTGCCACAGCTCAGCTACAAAGGTATCTGCGCTGTTTTCTTAGCTATGAAGCTAAAATGCAAGCTCTATGATAGCAAGCAGTGATAATCAGTGAAAAGCTGCATCAAACATAATGTGCTTGCCAAAATTAGATCACCAACATAAGGAAAACCACCTGAAGGAGCATTTTTTAGTTTCAGCTCACAAATTTCAACATCGAGATTAGACGCCAGCAACTTGAACCAAACCCATAAAAATTTACAAGTCTAAATGTATGCAGAATCAATATTTCCTATCTTTGCATAAGAAACTGTATCACACTTAGCACATTCACAAAACCAGCCacaaaataaaacccaaaatttaaaaataaagggaaaaaaataactttttgatCATGGGAAAAGGCAGCTACtctaccaattaaaaaaaataaagaacatttgaatgaaaaaaaattagatgataaTGGTGCTAAAAAAGACCCAAGAATAAAttggaaaaagagagagagagagagagagatcaaatGCAAGCacaatcacaataaaaaaaaaaaccacaaaaaaacaaataaaaaatccagcATAGGTGAGCCTGATCCCTTTCCTTCTTCTATCACAATCGCCTAGAACTAAACACAACCCCAGAAAACTAAATCCCAAAAGTCAATACTAAGAATGTTGATTATCATAACCATGAATAGAGattagctaaaaaaaatcaagattatcgAAAACAGTTACAATAATTACATAGATTAAGAGAAATACCTAGGGGAGAGAGGGAGATGAGAGAGGATCCAAAATGAAACTTAAAAAGATCaagagattttttaattataaaaaaatttaaaaaaaaatcggaaATAATTAGAAACGtaaaaatttctcttttttttttattttacctctCCCtcaaacctttttcttttctttttagttttttgttctttctggcTTGAGTTCCTTTAAGAAGGATATAGATGGGgaaataaagagaaaacaatTGGGCAATGAAAGATTCAATggggtaaattaatttttttatatatttttaaattgttataaaataataattttaaaaatatattttaaaaaataatatttatcacataattttaaaaaataaatttattattatacacGTAGCCTTCAAGCcaatttatttctatattttaaaagtattttaaaaaaaactaattttttttattttaaattaatttttatatttttaaatatttttgtatttatatcccagtattaaaattaaatttaaaaaaatatatattatttttatttattttcaaaaaaaaatatttaaaaaaaatacacacggGCTCTTAATGCATTACCGTGGGACCGACCCCTCTTTCcaccttgtttattttttttattttatgtgggCAAGGAAATTGGATTTTGAAAATGAATGAGAGAGGAATTTGGAAATGGCCAAAGACAA from the Populus nigra chromosome 1, ddPopNigr1.1, whole genome shotgun sequence genome contains:
- the LOC133693135 gene encoding E3 ubiquitin-protein ligase MBR2-like; protein product: MRRQRGAFHSFSETIDFDLGSVSNSTIMSQQTPFSNMLNPVDSRLSNNAVSSGNASCSNALTHDVQSFSGWNSGESSSRLSLQNQVNDDGIKMEEWLSTSVNAYPAVGQRSEDRLFETTNILFPGRVSTGISGNQVRSGPLFLQGTSSNHITPNACPNSGHIGDTTIGRPITGAVLGLNQLNPGGGLEIERASSSGVSSSDVGTSSGSSGYIVEETNGGSGSSLGVWGLSCKRKALEGTTGQSFPGGSSSCFPQAESSAWHNGPNNHSVSSSLSLSTPSPNTPSVTPPEQLNPRFGYGMRGAPPDAFPSSNVSGNADSLRNFGRRISPGHQQESVTFNLSTTGGSRRWSLQHSRRPVSVSDYLESRSTEPANSSAIQGQLHTINPSSFSSSLPCWDDFSSSRVGNSLSSLIPGELGVASREEANLRSFQRNNADHPMFAPATEMRRMGQDPTRWGLATGNMSTSGSVSSTRIGPSSSVHPFPTPGWIHHNPTTHNQQRLSEFSTRSLFPPMASESGGHSCHFSPLSSGPSSAQDTQISSGSSSQGHNPPPFPRSAFLTEEQSDDVLGMPRSLRALAADIEGRHRLISEIRQVLNAMRRGENLRVEDYMLFDPLIYHGMAEMHDRHRDMRLDVDNMSYEELLALEERIGDVSTGLSEETILKLLKQEKHVPISTESPADLEPCCICQEEYVDGDDMGIIDCGHDFHTNCIKQWLMQKNLCPICKMTALLT